CGGATAAGAAACTTATCACGGTTACTAATACGAAGTGAAGGCTGATCAGATCAGTTTTCTGGCCTTGCTCAGTCACAAAGAATCCATACATTCGTAAATAATACAACTGGTATTTCGAATGAAGTACTGTAGAAACTACTATTGTAGAAATTGAGACGGCGGCTAGCCCACAACCTATGACTAGAAGTCGAAATGACATTTTAGTCTAGTTCTTACACAAAATGATTACATGAATGGATTTCTGAAGAATATACCGTAAATTCCCCCCAAATGTCCATCagcttataaacaaaaatggacagcTTGggaaaagggttaacgattATACAAGCTTCGCGGCTCGCATTTATAGTTGATGATGATCGTCAACTATAACTACATTATCATAATTTCTATTccaaaattgttcatttttctttaaaagttGAGCTATAATTGGGAAGATGTTATTGTATATCCATAACAAGATATGGCAATGTAATCTTATAGAGAAACTTGTGTCACTTATGGCATCAATTGCACGTTCAATAGTTGAAGATATCACATCCATAACACTTTACTTCTCActctttttatctaaaatatgctaaatttttattgttattcctATTTCTACCTTTACCTATGTATATGATGGTTATTCGTCTCCCCTTTCTCATATGTCTCCTTAGCATATCCTGTTCGATAGGGTTTTTAAATGTCTTGAGGTCGTTTTCATAACTTCCATAAACAGACCTTAACTAGAGCCACatggaaaaacaattttagaatcATGAAAGTTCAGAAAAAGAAGGTGCTAACGCATTTTACAACTTACGGATGGAAAGTTGATCACAAAACTAAGGTATCGTAGAAGACATAAAAATATCGGAGTACTATACGATAACGCAGTAGTTATATTGTATGACGTTGCTTCTACTGATTTTATCGTGGACagctaaaatatatttaatttacgtttagcaatttaaacatttttaaggAATAGTATCTTTGTTACACTATCAAACAGTTCAATCCCTTAAATAGTTACACAAATCGAATATCAATAGAAAGTTAACTAATACTTGCCGACGAAGAAGTTTCAATTTCTTGTAACAGAACAATATACTTTTCATATACTCTTTAtgctttaaaattttataaatcactgGTATAATGTTGCTTACCTGAATTCCTATAATTGACAGGTTAAGCAAGGTATACGTCACTCTGCCAATTACTCCCATTACAGAATGATCATATGGCCAAAGTCCGGTACACGATAACAGCGCACTATAGGAACTGTAGTTCTTTCGAAGCATGTCCATCGTGAACGATGTTGAAGAACGTCTGCTTGAAAACGTCGCAGCACCGTTCGATTTCACCTCggttttgtatatttcatttatgctGCTTCCTTTCCGTTTACCAATTTAAGTCAAAGGGATCACGCTTATGTCGCATTTCAAGCTCTCTTCCGAAATCGATCGATTATTGTAAGCCTCGAGAGGAAGTgtttaacgttaaaaatttataacccATTCTGTTTCGTTGTTTGCTTTTCCGGTTTGTTCCCTCCTGCAAAAGAAAACCCAAGAATATTTCTTCTCTTAGTGACATCGTTccaatattgttacaaaacaGTCTGCCCACGAGATCTATTCTTTGTCGTGTAAAACCACCAGTGCGATAAAATTCGTTGCACCATTGAATCAAAATTGTTGAGGTTTCCATATCGAAGATGTCTGAGTAGTTACTACAATATTAAAGCACACGTGAAATTATGAATTGTAAAGCTTACATTATCTTTAAAAAGatgctaataaaatatttgatgatGACCGACGAATGGAAACTCGGAGAGAACGTTACGGATGCAGTGAATATGGAAGAAGTGAGTTTGTAAAAAGTGAGGACATGTGAGTGTCAATGTTTTttataacttattttattgttttcatatattttattcctgtCACTAGATACTCTACCAGCAATATACTGTGTAATAACTACGTTTACGATCAATTTTTTCGATTGCAAGCACTGTAAAAACAATGTTCATTATATGCCCATCTGGCAGTCATTAGAATATTGGCAAATAATAGTTTAGCACGTGTTAAGGTAatctattattgtatattacaatatcttcaaaataaatgtgaaGGAGAATA
This DNA window, taken from Augochlora pura isolate Apur16 unplaced genomic scaffold, APUR_v2.2.1 APUR_unplaced_1865, whole genome shotgun sequence, encodes the following:
- the LOC144477551 gene encoding uncharacterized protein LOC144477551; this encodes MDMLRKNYSSYSALLSCTGLWPYDHSVMGVIGRVTYTLLNLSIIGIQLSTIKSVEATSYNITTALSYSTPIFLCLLRYLSFVINFPSLRSVYGSYENDLKTFKNPIEQDMLRRHMRKGRRITIIYIVIGCGLAAVSISTIVVSTVLHSKYQLYYLRMYGFFVTEQGQKTDLISLHFVLVTVISFLSVVGTESSIAVVTAYFSGLFEIASYRIEKSVNNVLSSVISKSINVQPFLEVHRRALQLIQNLSKEFSLSYLLAVTVSIVSFAVALNRV